In Glycine soja cultivar W05 chromosome 10, ASM419377v2, whole genome shotgun sequence, the genomic stretch ACTTTATACTACGATAGTCTTTCGCATGAATCTCCTGAGTAAAGCATGCTCGTTACTCATCTTCGTGCTTGATTGAAACTTGGGGAGCACCTATCCAGGTCCATTTGGAGCAACAGAATACCATTCTGCTTTTAAATACTTCACAACCTTTTCATCTAATTCTTCTTTATTTCTCCACTTCTACTTCTAGGAACAGAACCATCCTTCCCAGAATGCACTCCTAAAGCATGAGCAAACATTCTCTTTGCAGCTCCCAAGTGCTCCTTTTTTATGTAGTCTTTACTTACACTAAgcccttgttttctttcttgagAGAATTCTGGCAAATCTTTGTCAACTGTTGTTTGATCATTCCTTTTATTAAGTGAGGCTGCATTAGAACTGCTCGTGTTTCTTATGCTGTTGTTTGAATTCCCTCTTAGGTGTGAATACTCTTCAGAAACTTTCTTGAGAGTGGACTCTTCCATATTCTTATCTTGAGCATTCAATTCATCTGTGAGGACTCCATCCTTCATACTATCACTAGCCAAGTCATTCTGATTCTTTGTATTGATTCTTTGACCTAGGGCATGGGCAATCATTCTGCGGGCAACCACAGGCACACTCCGTGGCTTTTGTTCACCAGGCTCTTTTACCTCTTCCAACTTCATAGAGAAAATTCGCTCACGAGCAATTAAATAAGCTGCTTTTCTCTCCTCAAGTGACTGTGAAAGGGATGCTGTGTTTTTCTGCAAGACTAAAAGATGCAGCACACAAATTAAGGCCCAGAAAACAAAATGATAACTGCAAAATACaagttaatttgatagttaaTTTGGATTAATAAGTGAGTGTgatttctttactttattattgtttttaatgaaacaatgaaaaaattaacatgtttgctattttttattagcaaaatttaaaagaagaagatttcaagtactttagaggaaaaattgatgcaaaaactggaagaaaaaaaaagccttgaaaaaaaaatggaaagaatTGGAAAGCATGCTTAGCGCACGAGACAAGTTCAGTGTGCACTTTCGCTCAGCATGCAACACACGCTTAGTGCGAAAAAGGCCCAGAAGAAGCCCAAAGGCGCACTTAGCACGAAAGCCTGCGCTAAGCCCGAAGTTAGCGTGAAAAGTAAGCTATCTGGTGCCTATATAAGGAggagaaaacagaagaaaaagacACACCCCACACACTGGGTCTATTCCTTAGGGGAAACCCTCTCTCTTTAGTCATCCATCACCTTCTTCCATCCACATCAACTCCCTAAATCCCTTAGTTAGGGTCTGACAGACCTAAAAAGCCAACAGATGTATTGTAATGTTTCATATCTATCAATGCAATCAGGTGTTTGTTTTCCTATTattcattcttattttaatttcatgtatcattcatTCTTGTATCATCTTTAAGGGTTAATCGTTTGGGAGAGAGTAATTCTTAATAGAAATACAAGAAAGGTCTTAAATGCATTAATTTTAGGGGTTATTCATTGAAAAATGGTAATGTCTAAAGAATTGGAAAAGTACATCTCAACATTGAATTGCTAGGGATAGAGTGACTTTGTTGTGCCTCTGCATACATCTTTATACTTAATGTTGTTTATGATTCCATCCTtacaaagggatttgggagagagaaTACGTAAATTAGACTCTTCATCGTAAGGGATCCGGATTGAACATATTAATAGATGTGAGTAGAAAAAATTCACCAAATTGACagataaaaatctaaaatcataCGTCTTAAGCAAATAAGACATGCTAGGCCCTAACATAATTGCATTCaaatatcatcttttaattatctttgttttcttgtttattatttcatctttttttgcattttaaattattgtttatttttcttgctaTCTTTCTTGTTATTTGTCTTACTCCAAATTTCACATTTAGAATTCTCTGTCTctgtcttcttttctttcttctcattgctTAATAATTGGATTTGCATCCCTGTGGATTCAACACTTGGACTcccattttaatctttattacttgtaataaaattggtacacttgctaATCTGTTAACACAGAACAAGAATCTATATCATAGAAAAAGACATTCAGTCTATGTAATGGTAAGAAGAC encodes the following:
- the LOC114372644 gene encoding uncharacterized protein LOC114372644, encoding MSMTQFAMVEELAFLVKDNLPCKHLVLTMEESLVNFLQDDDTSSDGILELEPMNSYNRLLLHRLAEIFGFAHESVGEGDDRHLILERCPDTSIPPVLVSDILWKYDDEPQSLVTSHQILRRSESSPVLQKNTASLSQSLEERKAAYLIARERIFSMKLEEVKEPGEQKPRSVPVVARRMIAHALGQRINTKNQNDLASDSMKDGVLTDELNAQDKNMEESTLKKVSEEYSHLRGNSNNSIRNTSSSNAASLNKRNDQTTVDKDLPEFSQERKQGLSVSKDYIKKEHLGAAKRMFAHALGVHSGKDGSVPRSRSGEIKKN